The Asticcacaulis excentricus genome has a segment encoding these proteins:
- a CDS encoding phosphoesterase, with translation MRLSCLAFTALVALTGHVHAEEARTWLAGDHHVHSRFSGKRTEDGTYVLGKDGIYTLPDNARHARQYGLSWVVLIDHGGEGLSKLRYEQAYPEFLRARQAVPDLIQFFGMELDTPGGDHSSLIMAIDPREAETLRHLESTYAAHETKDPARDDPTRMIAALSEMQGLNPQPLVIANHPSRGAKSPDGYGRHTPQSLRNWIDTAPDVAVGMEGAPGHQGASLKSGATPDTLRKRGYYEQSPTYGGFDAMTARLGGVWDALLGEGRHFVVTATSDSHRNVADGGEDFWPGQYAKTWVKARKDPADILDGLRKGRVFVATGDLVSELDMDVAGAHLGDTATVKKGETVQVSVRLRDPAGPNAHGDRPELKRVDLIMGEVMRQVAERNPTTRVAKTFTPADWTRDGEIITFNWSFTATTDAYLRLRGTATDEAEPLPDPLGEDPWPDLWVYGSPVYIQVR, from the coding sequence ATGCGTCTGTCCTGTCTTGCCTTCACTGCACTGGTGGCTCTCACCGGCCACGTCCACGCCGAAGAGGCGCGCACCTGGCTGGCCGGGGATCACCACGTGCACAGCCGCTTTTCCGGCAAGCGCACCGAAGACGGCACCTATGTGCTGGGCAAGGACGGCATCTACACCCTGCCCGACAATGCTCGCCACGCCCGCCAGTACGGTCTGAGCTGGGTCGTGCTGATCGACCACGGCGGCGAAGGCCTGTCGAAACTGCGCTACGAACAGGCCTATCCGGAGTTTTTACGGGCGCGTCAGGCGGTGCCGGACCTGATCCAGTTCTTCGGCATGGAACTCGATACGCCGGGCGGCGACCATTCGAGCCTGATCATGGCCATCGACCCGCGCGAGGCCGAGACGCTGCGCCATCTCGAAAGCACCTATGCGGCCCATGAAACGAAAGACCCGGCCCGCGACGACCCGACGCGCATGATCGCGGCGCTGAGCGAGATGCAGGGCCTGAACCCCCAACCACTCGTCATCGCCAATCACCCGTCGCGCGGCGCGAAATCACCGGACGGCTATGGCCGCCATACGCCGCAATCCCTGCGCAACTGGATAGACACTGCGCCCGACGTAGCCGTCGGCATGGAAGGCGCGCCGGGCCATCAGGGCGCCAGCCTCAAGAGCGGGGCGACACCCGACACCCTGCGCAAGCGCGGCTATTACGAGCAGTCGCCGACCTATGGCGGGTTTGATGCCATGACGGCGCGCCTTGGCGGCGTGTGGGATGCGCTGCTGGGCGAAGGTCGCCACTTCGTGGTCACCGCCACCTCGGACTCGCATCGCAATGTCGCCGACGGCGGCGAAGACTTCTGGCCCGGTCAGTACGCCAAGACCTGGGTCAAGGCGCGCAAGGACCCGGCGGACATTCTCGACGGCCTGCGCAAGGGCCGCGTCTTTGTGGCCACCGGCGATCTGGTCAGCGAACTGGATATGGACGTCGCGGGTGCCCATCTGGGCGACACGGCCACGGTCAAAAAGGGTGAGACGGTGCAGGTGTCGGTGCGTCTGCGCGACCCCGCCGGGCCGAACGCCCACGGCGACCGCCCGGAATTGAAGCGCGTGGACCTGATCATGGGCGAGGTGATGCGACAGGTGGCCGAGCGCAACCCCACAACCCGCGTGGCGAAGACCTTTACCCCTGCCGACTGGACGCGCGACGGGGAGATCATCACCTTCAACTGGTCATTTACCGCCACCACAGACGCCTATCTGCGCCTGCGCGGCACGGCGACCGATGAGGCCGAGCCCCTGCCCGACCCGCTGGGCGAAGACCCCTGGCCGGACCTGTGGGTCTATGGCAGCCCGGTCTATATCCAGGTGCGGTAA